A stretch of the Mustela nigripes isolate SB6536 chromosome X, MUSNIG.SB6536, whole genome shotgun sequence genome encodes the following:
- the LOC132007498 gene encoding odorant-binding protein-like translates to MKILLLSLVLVAVCDAQLPLLNDLAQLTGQWQTMYMAASNFEKLRENSPFRGYMRRIDVDVPRRRILFDFFVKQNGECQEKSITGTIGLNELIRVDYEGTNDFQVVRITPNVMLGYDINMDEEGHTTDLVLLAGRTNQVNEEDVEKFKELVRQRNIPEENILKLVGTDDCPTN, encoded by the exons ATGAAGATCTTACTGTTGTCTCTTGTCCTGGTTGCGGTTTGCGACGCCCAGCTACCCTTACTTAATGATTTGGCACAG CTTACAGGACAATGGCAGACGATGTACATGGCCGCTAGCAACTTTGAGAAGCTCAGGGAAAACAGCCCATTCAGGGGTTATATGAGACGTATTGATGTGGACGTGCCAAGAAGGAGAATCTTATTCGATTTTTTtgtcaa GCAGAATGGAGAATGCCAAGAAAAATCAATCACGGGAACAATAGGACTTAACGAATTGATCCGTGTCGATT ATGAGGGGACCAACGATTTCCAAGTTGTCAGGATAACCCCAAACGTTATGCTGGGGTATGATATCAACATGGACGAGGAAGGACACACCACAGATCTCGTTTTATTGGCTG GCAGAACAAATCAAGTCAATGAGGAAGACGTTGAGAAATTCAAGGAGTTGGTTAGACAAAGGAATATTccggaagaaaatattttaaagctcgTCGGTACCG